GCAGGCAAGGGTTTTGCCGTCGTCGCCCAGGAGGTCCGCGAACTCGCCCAGCGTTCGGCCGATGCGGCGCGTGAGATCAAGTCGCTGATCGAGACCTCCAGCCGCGAGGTGACGGTGGGCTCCGAACTTGTTCAGAAGACCGGCAGCGTCCTTGCGGCGATCAGCCATGAGATCATCGCGATCAGCGGCCATGTCGAGACCATCGCCACCGCAAGCCGCGATCAGTCGGCAGCACTGCAGGAGGTCAACGGTTCGGTGAACGCCATGGACCAGATGACTCAGAAGAACGCCTCGATGGTGGCCGAGACCACGCAGGCAAGCCGCCTGCTTGCCGGCGAGGCCGATACGCTGATGGCGCTGATCGAGCGCTTCCGGATCATTGCCGAGCCCGCTGCCGCTCACCTTGGGACAAGGAAGGTCGCCTGAGGCGCGCAGCCGCAACTGCCGCCGGATTGCGCCGCAGCTTTGCGGCGTCGTCTGAGACTGAGATCGAGCGAGGTCAGCCAGGCGGCGAAATTGACGAGACCGCTGTCGCCGAACTCGGCATAGAACCGATCCTCGTCGGTCTTGCCTCTGCCCGGCCTGCAAGTGTGCCGATATCCCTGGGTGGCTGCGATGGTGATCAGATCGATCATGGCGATGTCCTTTCTGTAGAAGACATCTGCTGATTTAGGCATCGAATATCTCTTCATAAACAGGGAAAATCCCGCTATGTTTTTCAACGATGAAAAACGCGAATTGGGATTCCTACCAGCTTTTCCTGCAGGTCGCCCGCCTCGGCGGCCTGACGGGGGCAAGCACGGCGAGCGGGCTCAGCCCTGCGACCGTCGGCAGGCGCATGCTCGATCTCGAACAGGAGGTCGGCCGCGCCTTGTTTTCACGCAGCCAGACCGGCTACCGCCTGACCCAGGATGGCCAGGCGCTGCTCGATCACCTTCAGGAGATGGAGGCCGCCGCCCGCAAGGTGGAGGCGTGGCGGCAATCGGGCGACGGCGGCACGACCGTCAGGATCGCCACCGGCACCTGGGTCGCCTGGCTGCTGACCGAGAATTTCGCCGCCATCCGCATGCCGGGCGACGGCTTTGCCATTTCGCTCACCATCGGCGAGGCGCGGGCGAGTCTTGCCTATCGCGAGAGCGATATCGGTATTCGCGCCTTCGAGCCGGAGGAGGCCAATCTTGCCGCCCGCCGGCTCGGCGAGGTCGCCTATGCCGTCTATATCAGACGCAACGCTGCCGAGACCGATGAGCGCTGGATTGCCGTTGCCGAGGAGGAGGCGATCTCCGCCTATCTGCGCTGGCCGCACGCCAATGCCGCCGCCGCGATCGTCGCCACCGTCAACCGCCCGCGTTCGCTGCCCGATCTGGTGCGCGCCGGTGCCGGCAAGGCGGTGCTTCCCTGTTTTGTCGGCGATCTCCATCCCGATTTGCAGCGCCTTGGCGGCGAGCTTGCGGAATTGCGCCACGCGCAATGGATCGTCATGAACGCCGAGGACCGCCATCGCCCGGAAATCCGCACGGTCGCCGACCGCATGACCAAGCTGATCAGAAGTTATGCCGATCTCTTCGCCGGAAAACGGCCGAGCCGCGGCTGAATATTACGATAAGGCCCGCGCATTTCTTAGGTGCGCGGGCGTTCTCCTTAATGACGGTTGGTGACGACGACGGGGATCAGCAGGTCGCCCCAGTTGCCGTCACCGCCGTGATGGCGGGCCGAGCGCACCAGCTCGACCGAGACGCCGGCCTCGACCGCCTTCATGACCGATTGGTTCAGCCGATGCAGGTCGTTGGCGAGCATGCGGATCGTCGTCTGCTGATCCTCGCTCATGCTGGTCGATTGTTCCTCGGCCCGTTCTCGGACGCGTGAAATGGATGCCATGACTTTCTCCTCCTCTTTGCTCTATTCCGCAGCCGGTTTGAACTGCGCATGTTCGGTTGAATCGTGCATTGCCGTGGTCGACGACCGGCCGCCGGTGATGGCGAGCGACACGGCGTCGAAATAGCCGGTGCCGACCTCGCGCTGATGTTTGGTGGCGGTATAGCCGTTGACCTCGGCGTCGAATTCCGCCTGCTGCAGCTCCGAATAGGCCGACATCTGCCGCTGCCGGTAGCCGCGCGCCAGCTCGTACATGCCGTAATTCAGCTGGTGGAAGCCGGCGAGCGTGATGAACTGGAACTTGTAGCCCATCGCGCCGAGTTCGCGCTGGAACTTTGCGATCGTCGCCTCGTCGAGGTTTTTCTTCCAGTTGAAGGACGGCGAGCAATTATAGGCGAGCAGCTTGCCGGGATGGACCTTGTGCACGCCTTCGGCAAAACGCCGCGCCTGATCGAGGTCGGGCTTCGAGGTCTCGCACCAGATGAGATCGCAATAGGGCGCATAGGCGACGGCGCGGGCGATGCAGGGCTCGATGCCGTTTCTGACCTGATAGAAGCCTTCGACAGTCCGCCCGGCATCATAATCGACGAAGGGCTGGTCGCGTTCGTCGATATCGGATGTCAGCAGCTTTGCCGCTTCCGCGTCGGTGCGGGCAATCACCAGCGTCGCAACCCCCATGACGTCGGCGGCAAGCCGGGCGGCGTTGAGGTTGCGGATATGGGCGGCCGTCGGGATCAATACCTTGCCGCCGAGATGGCCGCATTTCTTTTCCGAGGCGAGCTGATCTTCGAAGTGGACGCCGGCCGCACCCGCCTCGATATAGGCCTTCATGATCTCGAAGGCGTTGAGCGGCCCGCCGAAGCCGGCTTCAGCATCGGCGACGATTGGCGCGAACCAGGTGTCGACGGACAGCCCCTGGCCCTCCGAGGTCTCGATCTGATCGGCGCGCTGCAGCGTGCGATTGATGCGCTTGGCAAGCTCCGGCCCGGCATTGGCGGGGTAGAGCGACTGATCGGGATACATCGCCGATGCCGTATTGGCGTCGGCCGCCACCTGCCAGCCGGAGAGATAGATCGCCTTCAGTCCGGCGCGCACCATCTGCATCGCCTGGTTGCCGGAAAGCGCGCCGAGCGCATTGACGAAATCCTCCTGGCGCAGCAGCCGCCACAACCGGTCCGCCCCCATTTCGGCGAGCGTATGGGTCAGCGCCACCGAGCCCCTCAGCCGCCGCACGTCATCGGCCGAATAGGGCCTGTCGATGCCGTCGAAGCGGCCCGTCGGTGTATTGGGAACAAGTTTGTAAAAATCGGTCATGCTGATCTCCTCACTAAAAATCGATATCGCGGGTGTTGATGACAAGATTGACAATATCGCCCGGCATGGCCAGGAAAACCTTTGATTTCCGGCTAGGAAAGAGGTTAAGATGACGAGGATTGACAGAACGGCGCTGTGAATTTGTAAAATTTTGTAAATGTTGACGCCGCGGGCCTGTCAAAGGGTGTGACAATGGCGGAACGCAAAATATTCGCAGGCCCGAAATTGCGGCGCATCCGCAATGCGCTGGCGCTGACCCAGACCGCCATGGCCGAGGCGCTGGAAATATCGCCCTCCTATCTGAACCTGATCGAGCGCAACCAGCGGCCGCTGACGGTGCAGCTGCTGTTGAAGCTCGCGGCCGTCTACAGGGTCGATCTGGAGGAGCTGCGCGGGCAGACCGGCGGCAGTCTCGGCCAGCTGAAGGAGGTCTTTGCCGATCCGCTGCTATTGGGCGAACTGCCTGGCGACCAGGAACTGGTCGAGGTGGCCGAAGCCGCACCCAACGCGGCAAGCGGCATGATCAAGCTCTACCGCGCCTATCGGGAGCAGGCGGCAAGGCTGTCCGATCT
This Rhizobium acidisoli DNA region includes the following protein-coding sequences:
- a CDS encoding LysR family transcriptional regulator, with amino-acid sequence MKNANWDSYQLFLQVARLGGLTGASTASGLSPATVGRRMLDLEQEVGRALFSRSQTGYRLTQDGQALLDHLQEMEAAARKVEAWRQSGDGGTTVRIATGTWVAWLLTENFAAIRMPGDGFAISLTIGEARASLAYRESDIGIRAFEPEEANLAARRLGEVAYAVYIRRNAAETDERWIAVAEEEAISAYLRWPHANAAAAIVATVNRPRSLPDLVRAGAGKAVLPCFVGDLHPDLQRLGGELAELRHAQWIVMNAEDRHRPEIRTVADRMTKLIRSYADLFAGKRPSRG
- the aceA gene encoding isocitrate lyase, which translates into the protein MTDFYKLVPNTPTGRFDGIDRPYSADDVRRLRGSVALTHTLAEMGADRLWRLLRQEDFVNALGALSGNQAMQMVRAGLKAIYLSGWQVAADANTASAMYPDQSLYPANAGPELAKRINRTLQRADQIETSEGQGLSVDTWFAPIVADAEAGFGGPLNAFEIMKAYIEAGAAGVHFEDQLASEKKCGHLGGKVLIPTAAHIRNLNAARLAADVMGVATLVIARTDAEAAKLLTSDIDERDQPFVDYDAGRTVEGFYQVRNGIEPCIARAVAYAPYCDLIWCETSKPDLDQARRFAEGVHKVHPGKLLAYNCSPSFNWKKNLDEATIAKFQRELGAMGYKFQFITLAGFHQLNYGMYELARGYRQRQMSAYSELQQAEFDAEVNGYTATKHQREVGTGYFDAVSLAITGGRSSTTAMHDSTEHAQFKPAAE